One Pyrus communis chromosome 13, drPyrComm1.1, whole genome shotgun sequence genomic window carries:
- the LOC137713818 gene encoding germin-like protein subfamily 1 member 17: MKGVHFPVTAVALLVLAVATLLASASDPSPLQDFCVAINNTDSAVFVNGKFCKNPKLASANDFFSDKLRYPGNTSNPVGSIVTAANVDDIPGLNTLGISFARVDFAPNGLNPPHTHPRATEILIVLEGSLYVGFVTSNGDGNRLFTKVLYKGDVFVFPIGLIHFQLNVGKTNALAIAGLSSQNPGVITIANAVFGSNPPINPDVLAKAFQVDDNVVAYLQKQFWYNNS, translated from the exons ATGAAAGGAGTTCATTTCCCTGTAACTGCTGTTGCCCTTTTAGTATTAGCAGTCGCCACCCTCCTTGCCTCCGCCTCTGATCCCAGTCCTCTTCAGGACTTTTGCGTAGCAATTAATAACACCGATTCTGCTG TGTTCGTGAACGGGAAGTTCTGCAAGAACCCAAAACTTGCATCAGCAAACGATTTCTTCTCTGACAAGCTCCGGTACCCCGGAAACACATCGAATCCGGTCGGTTCAATTGTCACGGCGGCAAACGTGGATGATATTCCCGGACTCAACACTCTCGGCATATCCTTTGCTCGCGTAGACTTTGCACCAAATGGCCTCAACCCTCCTCACACTCACCCTCGAGCCACGGAGATCCTCATAGTCTTGGAAGGTTCACTCTACGTCGGATTTGTCACATCCAATGGCGACGGCAATCGGCTGTTCACTAAAGTGTTGTACAAGGGAGATGTGTTTGTATTCCCAATCGGTCTCATTCACTTCCAACTTAATGTCGGAAAAACCAACGCTTTGGCCATCGCCGGTCTCAGCAGCCAGAACCCAGGAGTGATCACCATTGCGAACGCAGTCTTCGGATCCAACCCTCCCATCAACCCTGATGTTTTGGCCAAGGCATTCCAGGTGGACGATAATGTGGTTGCTTATCTTCAGAAACAGTTTTGGTACAATAACAGTTAA